GCCTTGCGCACGCTTTGCGGCGCAGCGGCGGCGCCGACGCGACCCTGGTTGCGGCGCACGCCTTCGTCGCAGGCGAAACCCAACAGGGCCAGGCCCGGCTGGCTGTCTTCGGCCAGCGCCTGGATACGTTGGTGCCAGCGCGCGCTGTCGGCTTCCGGGTCGGTACGGCCGCTCCAGGCGGCCATGCTGTGACGATCAGCGAGCATGGGCAATGGCCTCCTTGTCGTAGCTGATGGCGCCAGCGAACACCCGCTGGCGCAGGCGCCCGGCCTGCACCGCATAGGCCAGCTCGGCCGGTTGCCGGATATCCCACAGGCACAGATCCGCTGGCGCGCCGACAGCGATGCGGCCGAGGTCTGGCAGGCCGAGGGCTCGGGCGCCGTGGGCGGTCATGCCGGCCAGGGCTTCGCGCGGGGTGAGGCGAAACAGGGTGCAGGCCAGGTTGGCCATCAGCGTGGGCAGGCAGATCGGCGAGGTGCCGGGGTTGGCGTCGCTGGCCACCGCCATGGGTACGCCGTACTGGCGCAACAGCTCGATGGGCGGCAGCTGGGCTTCACGCAGCACGTGGAAGGCGCCGGGCAGCAACACCGCGACCGTGCCGGCCTGGGCCATGGCGTGCACGCCGGCTTCATCCAGGTATTCGATATGGTCGGCGGACAGCGCGCCGTAGCGTGCGGCCAGGGCGCTGCCAGCGAGGTTGGACAGTTGCTCGGCATGGGCCTTGATCGCCAAACCGTGGGCCTGGGCTGCCTGATAGATGCGCTCGCACTGCGCCGGGGAAAACCCGATGCCCTCGCAGAACACATCCACCGCATCGGCCAGCCCTTCACGAGCAGCGGCCGGGATCATCTCTTCGCAGACTAGGCTGACGTAGTCGTCGGCGCGGCCGGCATATTCTGGTGGCAGGGCATGGGCACCCAACAGCGTTGTAAGCACCCGCACCGGGCGCAGTTCGCCGAGGCGCCGCGCCACGCGCAGCATCTTCAGTTCGTCGTCCAGGGTCAGGCCGTAGCCGGATTTGATTTCCAGGGTGGTGACGCCATCGGCCAGCAGGGCATCCAGGCGCGGCAGGCTGGCCGCGATCAATTCGTCCTCGCCCGCGGCGCGGGTGGCCCGCACCGTGCTGAGAATGCCACCGCCATTGCGGGCGATGGTTTCGTAGCTGACACCTTCCAGGCGCTGCTCGAATTCGCCGGCGCGGTCACCGGCGTACACCAGATGGGTGTGGCAGTCGACCAGGCCGGGGGTCATCACGCCGCCGTTGGCCGCTTCTTCGGCGCCACCGGCCAGGCTCGGATCGAAGCCGCTTTCCGGCCATAGACCGCCAACACGTCCGTGTTCGACCAGCACGGCCATGGGCTCGGGGATTTGTTCGAGGCCGTCGAACAGCGTGACGTTGCGCCAGAGCAAACGGGTGGACTGAGAAGAAGCCATTGCAGGTCGCCCTTACTTGTAATGTATATACAATTAAGCGAAATGCTTTGTAGGGTCAAGTGCAATGCTATGGCGCTCCGGAAGGGGGAGGCGCCGGAAAATATTTATGTATATACATTTTAGGGGCGGATCTGGGTGCGCCTGACTGGCTGCCGGCTCAGGAGCGATCCTGGGGATAGCGCATGGCGAGAGGAAAGGGCGGCAGCCAGGCTTCGCGCCGGCACGTCCAGCATTCGTAGGTCGGTTGCAGTTGGTCCGGCGCGTCGAGGGCGCCCAGGTGCACTTCGATTTCATCGTCACTGCGGGCGAACAGCGAGGCGCCGCAACGCGGGCAAAAGTGGCGTCCGGCGTAGCTGTGGGTTTCGCCGCTGACCGTTACGGCGTTCTGGGGGAAGATCGCAGCGGCGTAGAACAGTGCGCCGTGGTGCTTGCGGCAGTCGAGGCAATGGCAGATGCCGACCCGCTCAGGCTGGCCCATCGCCTCGATGCGTACCTGGCCACACAGGCAACCACCGGTTAATCGATCCATGCCACACCTCCTGCAGGCCCATGGCAGCAACCATAGCAGCAGGTGAGCGCTCAATGACTCAGGGGCGATAGGCGCGCAGGAACATTTCGACGGTGGCGCGCGCGTGCTGCTCCTGCTGCACCTCGGTTTCCGGCTCGCCGCAGCCGATCAGCAGGCGGAAGTTGGCGCCGCCCTTGAGCAGGGAAAAGAACTGGTCGGCGGCGAGCTTTGGCGACTCGATGCGCAACTGGCCGCTGTGGTCCATCTTGCCCAGCAGGCGCTCCATCTCGGCCAGCAGGCGCTGCGGCCCGGCCTCGTAGAATATCTTCGCCAGTTGCGGGTCCTGGGCGCCGAGACTGGTCATCAGCCGGTGCAGGTCGACCGATTCGCTGCTATTGAGCAACTGGCTGAAGCCGCGGGCGATGTTCAGCAGCACATTGTGGGCGCTGGCGCCGACGGGGAACTCGAAGAACAGCTCGGGCAATTGCTCCTCGCAGCGGGCCTTCACCGCAGCGCAGAACAGCGTCTCCTTGTCGGTGAAGTGGCTGTACACCGTGAGCTTGGAAACTCCGGCATGGGCGGCGATGGCGTCCATGCTGCTGCCGGCGTAACCGTGGCGCACGAACAGGCATTTGGCCGCTTCGAGAATGGCTTGGCGCTTGGCGGGATCCTTGGGACGGCCGGGGCCGCTGGACTGCAATGAAGTGTCTGACATCGGGCGATTTTAATACTGGACTGCCGAGTACGCTATTTTTAATATACTCGGCAGTACAACTATTAAAAAGTTCCCGCCGAAGGACGCTCATCATGTCTCGCCATGCTCTGTCTCGCCTCGCGCCCCTGTGCCTGGCCCTTTCCCTCGCTGCCTGCAGCGATACCCAGGCGCCACAGCCGGGCATTCGACCGGCCATGGTCGCGCAGCCGCAACTGGCGGCGGAGCAGGTGGACAGCTACCCAGGTGAGGTGCGGGCACGGCTGGAACCGGAACTGGCGTTTCGCATCGGCGGCAAGGTCACCCGGCGCCTGGTCGAAGTGGGCCAGCGGGTCGACAAGGATGCATCGCTGGCCGAGCTGGATCCGCAGGATGTGCGCCTGCAGCTCGACGCCACCCGCGCCCAGCTGCAGTCGGCCGAATCCAACCTGCAACTGGCGCGTGCCGAGCGCGACCGTTATCGCACCCTGCAGCAGCGCGGGATGATCAGCAAATCCCTAGCGGACAACGCCGAAAACACCTTTCGCGCTGCCGAAGCGCGCCTGCGCCAGGTGCGCGCCGAGCTCAACGTCGCCGACAACCAGGCCGGCTACGCGGTACTGAAGGCGCCGCAGAGCGGGGTGATCGTGCAGCGCCGTGCCGAGGTCGGGCAGGTGGTGGCGGCCGGGCAGACGGTGTTCGTGCTGGCCGCCGATGGCGAACGCGAGGTGGCGATCGACCTGCCCGAGCAGGCGATCAGAAACCTCGCCATCGGCCAGGAGGTGGCCGTGGAGCTGTGGTCGCAGCCCGGCCAGCAGCTGGCCGGGCGTGTGCGTGAACTGTCGCCGGCGGCCGATCCGCGTTCGCGCACCTATGCGGCGCGCATCGCCCTGCAACGGTCGGATGCGCGAGTCGAGCTGGGTCAGAGTGCCCGGGTGTTTATCGCCCGCCATGGGGACGTGCCGCTGGCGGTGCCGCTGTCGGCCCTGAGTGCGGAGCAGGGCCAGCCCTATGTCTGGGTGGTCGACCCGCAGAGCTCCACGCTCAAGCGCACCGCCGTGCGGGTCGGCGCCTATGGCGAAAAGAGCGTACCGGTGCTCGAGGGTCTGGAGGCCAGCGACTGGGTTGTGGTGGCTGGCGTGCAGGTGCTGCTGGACGGCCAGCAGGTGCGCCCGGTGGACCGGCAGAACCGCGCCGTCGACCTGGCCGCCAAGGAGTAAGCGCCGATGTCGTTCAACCTCTCCGCCTGGGCGCTGCAGCACCGCCAGATCGTGCTCTACCTCATGCTGCTGCTCGGCGTCGTCGGCGCGCTGTCCTACACCAAGCTAGGGCAGAGCGAGGATCCGCCGTTCACCTTCAAGGCCATGGTGGTGAAGACCAACTGGCCGGGCGCCACCGCCGAGCAGGTGTCGCGCCAGGTCACCGAGCGCATCGAGAAGAAATTGATGGAAACCGGCGAGTACGAACGCATCGTGTCGTTCTCGCGGCCCGGCGAGTCCCAGGTCACCTTCATGGCCCGCGACTCGATGCACTCCGACGAAATTCCCGAACTCTGGTACCAGCTGCGCAAGAAGATCGGCGACATTCGCCATACCTTGCCCGCCGGCATCCAGGGGCCGTTCTTCAACGACGAATTCGGTACCACCTTCGGCAATATCTACGCCCTGACCGGCAACGGTTTCGACTATGCGGTGCTCAAGGATTACGCCGACCGCGTGCAACTGCAGCTGCAGCGCGTGAAGGATGTCGGCAAGGTCGAGCTGGTCGGCCTGCAGGACGAGAAGATCTGGATCGAGCTGTCCAACACCAAGCTGGCCACCCTCGGCCTGCCGCTTTCTGCCGTGCAGCAGGCCCTCGAACAGCAGAACGCCATGCCCGTGGCCGGCTTCTTCGAGACCGACAGCGACCGGGTGCAACTGCGGGTCAGCGGCAACTTCGAGACCGTCGAGCAGATCCGCGATTTTCCCATCCGTGTGGCCGAGCGCACCTTTCGCATTGGCGATGTAGCCGAGGTCAGTCGCGGCTTCAATGACCCACCAGCGCCGCGCATGCGCTTTATGGGCGAGGATGCCATCGGTCTCGCGGTTTCCATGAAGCCCGGCGGCGACATCCTGGTGCTCGGCAAGGCGCTGGAGGGCGAATTCACCCGCCTGCAGAACAACCTGCCGGCGGGCATGCAACTGCGCAAGGTGTCCGATCAGCCGGCGGCGGTGAAGACCGGCGTCGGCGAGTTCGTCAAGGTGCTCACCGAGGCGCTGATCATCGTCCTGCTGGTCAGCTTCTTCTCCCTCGGGCTACGTACCGGGCTGGTGGTGGCGCTGTCGATTCCCCTGGTGCTGGCGATGACCTTCGCCGCCATGTACTACCTGGACATCGGCCTGCACAAGATATCCCTCGGCGCCCTGGTGCTGGCCCTGGGCCTGCTGGTGGACGACGCGATCATCGCCGTGGAGATCATGGCCATCAAGATGGAGCAGGGCTACGACCGGCTCAAGGCGGCGAGCTTCGCCTGGACCAGCACGGCGTTCCCCATGCTCACCGGCACGCTGATCACCGCGGCGGGCTTTCTGCCCATCGCCACCGCGCAGTCGGGCACTGGTGAGTACACCCGCTCGATCTTCCAGGTGGTGACCATCGCGCTGCTGATGTCCTGGGTGGCGGCGGTGATGTTCGTGCCGTACCTGGGCGCGCGTCTGCTGCCGGATCTGGCCAGGCGCGCTGCCGAAAAGCACGGCAGCAGTGGCGGGCATGACCCTTATTCAACACCTTTCTATGCACGTGTCCGTCGCCTGGTGGACGGGTGCGTGCGCTGGCGCAAGACGGTCATCGTGCTGACCCTGGCGCTGTTCGTCGGCTCGATCTTTCTGTTCCGGTTCGTGCCGCAGCAGTTCTTTCCCGCTTCGGGGCGCCTGGAGCTGATGGTCGATTTCAAGCTGGCCGAAGGCGCTTCGCTGATCGCCACCGAGGCCGAGGTGCGCCGCCTGGAAGCGCGCCTGGCGGGTCATCCAGGCGTGGATAACTACGTGGCCTATGTCGGCACCGGGTCGCCGCGCTTCTACCTGCCGCTGGATCAGCAGTTGCCGGCCACCAGCTTCGCGCAGATCGTGGTGCTGGCCACATCCATCGAGGAACGCGAAGCCGTACGCGCCTGGTTGATCGAGGTGCTGCACGACGAATTTCCGAGCCTGCGCACACGTATCTCGCGCCTGGAGAATGGTCCGCCGGTGGGCTACCCGGTGCAGTTCCGGGTCTCCGGCGAGCATATCGACGAAGTGCGCGCCCTGGCCCGCCAGGTCGCCGACAAGGTGCGCGCCAACCCCGACGTGGTCAACGTGCACCTGGACTGGCAGGAGCCGAGCAAGGTGGTGTACCTGAACATCGACCAGGAGCGCGCCCGCGCCCTGGGCGTGAGCACCGCCGAGGTGGCCAAGTTCCTGCGCAGCTCGCTCAACGGTTCGTCGGTCAGCGACTACCGCGAGGACAACGAGCTGATCGAAATCCTCCTGCGCGGCACCTCGGCCGAGCGCCAGGCGCTGCAATTGCTGCCGAGCCTGGCGGTGCCCACCGACAGCGGCAAGAGCGTGGCCCTGGCGCAGATCGCCAGCCTGGAGTACGGCTTCGAAGAGGGGGTGATCTGGCACCGCAACCGCTTGCCGACGGTCACCGTGCGCGCCGATATCTATGGGGCCCGGCAACCCGTCACCCTGACCCAGCAGATCCTGCCGACCCTGGCCGATATCCGCGCCAGCCTGCCGGATGGTTATCTGCTGGAAGTGGGCGGCTCGGTGGAGGATTCCTCCAAGGGCCAGGCCTCGGTGGCGGCCGGCGTGCCCTTGTTCGTGGTGGTGGTGCTGACCCTGCTGATGCTGCAGCTCAAGAGCTTCTCGCGCATGATCATGGTGTTCCTCACCGCGCCGCTGGGGCTGATCGGCGTGACCCTGTTCCTGCTGCTGTTCGGCCAGCCGTTCGGCTTCGTGGCGATGCTCGGCACCATCGCGCTATCGGGGATGATCATGCGCAACTCGGTGATCCTGGTCGACCAGATCGAGCAGGACCGCGAGGCCGGGCTGGACAGCTGGAACGCCATAGTCGAAGCCACCGTGCGGCGCTTCCGGCCCATCGTGCTGACCGCATTGGCCGCCGTGCTGGCGATGATTCCGCTGTCGCGCAGCGTGTTCTTCGGGCCGATGGCGGTGGCGATCATGGGCGGGCTGGTGGTGGCCACGGCGCTGACCCTGCTGTTCTTGCCGGCGCTGTATGCGGCGTGGTTTCGCGTCAAACCGAGCGACAGGGCGCAGGCTGCGGGTGATAGTTAAGAGCCTGATTGGGCTTTGAGAACTCGCGTTGGCTAGGGAGCGTTGGTAAAAGGCAAGAGCGGACGTTCCCAGCGTAGGGTGGACAACGCTCTTTTTGTCCACCATTGCGCTCGCAGAGCGGTGGACGGATGAAGCGTCGTCCACCCTACGAAAGGCCGCTTCCGCCACTTTTCAGCCATCACCTTCGTAAGGTAGGCGACGCTTTATCCGTATCGCAGCGCAGAAAAAAGGGGCTGGTGCATAACGCGCCAGCCCCTTTTCTTGCAGCTCGCCGCTTACAGCGCACCAAAGACCTTCTTCGCCAGGCTGGTCGCCGCCGCGGCCGGGTTTTCGCGGATGCTGGCCTCCTGCTTGGCGATCATGTCGAACAGCCCATCGAGGGCCTGCTCGGTCACGTAGCTTTCGATATTGGCGCTCTTGGCGTCGAGCACGCCAAAGGTCGCCGCCTGGCCGGCGAAGCTGTTGTACTGCTTGGCCAGGCCGACCTGGTCGGTGGCCTGCTTGACGATGGGCAGGAACTTGGCGCGGATCTGTTCGCGGCTGCTCTTGTTCAGGTACTGGGTGGCCGAATCCTCGGGGCCTGCAAGGATGCTCTTGGCGTCCTGCACGCTCATCTTCTTCACCGCGTCGACCAGCAGCGCCTGGGCCTGGGGCACGGCGGCTTCGGCGGCCTTGTTCATGCTGGTTTCCAACTGCTCGACCTGGGCGCCCATGCCCATCATCTTCATGGTCTTGGCGGCCTTGCCGAGTTTGCCGGGCAGCTCGATGCGCACTTCGGGGTTGTTGCTGAAGCCGCCGGGCTTGCCGAGCTGCTGCACGGCCACCTTGGCGCCCTGGGTGAGGGCGTCCTTGAGGCCGCCGCTGGCGTCCTGCTGGCTGAGGTCGGAAAGCGACAGGGCGAGCACGTTGGCGGACAGCAGCAGGCCGGCGACGAGAACGGGGATGCGGAGCATGGCGGTAACCTTCGAGCGGTGGAAATAGGCAGCGAGCTTAGCAGGCTGAAGATGGGCGCGGCGAAGGTTGCGGGCAGGGCGGGGGAGGAGGACGGCACGCCCATGGCGGGCGTGCCGATCAGCGTTACTGGACTTCGAGGGCGGTCAGGCTTTCCAGGGTCAGGGCACCGACGGCCAGGCCGTTGGCGGTCTGGAATTCGGTCAGTGCGTCGAGGGTGCGCTTGCCGAGTTTGCCGTCCACGCGGCCCGGGTTGAAGCCACGCTTGACCAGGCTCTGCTGCAGGCGGGTTACCAGGTCGTCATTGATGTCCGGGTCGCAAATGGTCTGCCGCGAAACGATACGTGGGTTGCCCTCGAATCGGGTTACCTGCAGCTGGCGCTTTTCTTCCGGGAGGATGATCTGGTTGGCTTCCACCGGGCGCACCACTTCGGTGGAGGCGACCTTGGTGTATTCCGGATCCAAGGTGACTTCCACGGCCTGGGCCGGCTTGTCGACGATCCAGCGGGTCACGCTCTTGTACTGCGCGGGGTCGGTTTCCACCCGCACGGTTTCCGGCGAAACCAGCTTCTTGACCTTGACCACTTCCTGCTTGGCCGGCACCTGGCGGGCGCAGAAGGACATGGCGCCGGTGCTACTCGAATAACGGGTGCCGGCGGCGCGGCACTGGTCGAGTACGGTCTTGGCCTCTTCGAGGGTCACGGTTTCCTTGACGTCCTCGTAGACGGCCGGCACCACGATGTAGCGCTTCACTTCCGGGCGAATCTTCACCTGCTCGGAGACCACCCGGTAGGTCGGCGGCTCGATGCGGTAGGTCTTGGTACCTTCACGGGCGACCACCTGCTTGAAGCCCTTTTCGAGCTCGGCAGGGGTGACGGTGATCTTGTTGACCGAGTCCTTGACCACCACTTCCTGGGTGCTCTGCACCGGGCGTGGGCGAACCTGGGCATGCACCCAGCACTGACCCGGCTGGATTTCGTATTCCTGGGGCTCGCGGGCGGCCGGCGTGGCGGCTGGCGCCTCGCTCGGCGTCGCGGCAGCAGCCGGCTGCGGCGCGGGTTGCGCGCTGGCGGGTGCGGCGGCGGTCTGTTCTGCGACGGGAGCCGGTTGCGACGGCTTTTCTTCTTGAGAGGTCGATGCGGACGGTTGCATGGCGCAACCGGAAACCACGATCGCCAGTGATCCTAGAATGGTGTGATAACGCACGAAAATCCCTGCCCTAAGTGGCCTCAGCGACGCATCTTAGGGGCTGGGGCGGCAAAGCTCAATAACGCCCGCCGCACTCGACGCATCCACGAGATAGCTGGCGTGTCAGAGCCCGTCGAGCAGCTCCTCGCTGCGTGCCATGGTCACCTGGCGGATCGACAGGCGAATCTCGGCCGGCAGTACGCGCTTGGCGGCGCCTTCGGCCAGTTCGGCGAAGGCTGGCGGATGGCTGAGCTTGCCGGCTTCGTCCTGGCGCAGTACGCCCTGGTCGAGCAACGTCAGGATGAAGTGGCGGAACAGGCTCTTGTCGAAGAACTCCGGCGCGTTGAGCCCGTGCAGGATCGACAGGCGCTGGGCCATGACCGTGCACAGCTCTTCCAGCTCCTCGGCGCTGATCGCGTTCTGCCCGGCGTTGAGCAGCAGCGCACTGGCCATGTAGAAGCGCTGCAGGGTCTGGGCGATGGCCCGCGACAGCAGGGTCAGCAACACGAAGTTGCGCGAGCTGGGCGCCGGGCGCACGTAGAGGTCGTTCTCCTGCCTGAGCAGGCCCTGCTCGACGAAGGCGTCGAGCCACTGGTCGACCACCTCGTCGAGGTCCTCGTCGGCCCAGCGCATGTACAGCTCGGCCTGCAGGTACGGATACAGCGCGTGGACGAAACGCAGGATCTGCTCGCGGCTCATCCGCCCGCTGCTCTGGAAGAAGCTGGCGATCAGGCCGGGCAGGGCGAAGATGTGCAGCACGTTGTTGCGGTAGTAGGTCATCAGCACCGCGTTCTGTTCGTCCAGGTAGAGAATGCGCCCCAGCGCGTCCTTCTGCTCGGACAGCAGTTCCATGCCGCGCACGTGCTCGATCAGCGCCAGGCCATCGCCCTCCGGCACCGTGTTGTGCGGCGAGTAGGGCACCCGGCGCAGCAGGCTCTGGTAGAGGTCGAGGATGCGCACCAGGCCGCGCTCGTCCAGGGCCAGCTTGCTGGTGGACAGCAGTGCCAGGGCCACCAGGTTGACCGGGTTGATCGCCGCCGCCTCGTTGAGGCGCTGGGCCACCCGCTCGCCGAGCCGGTTGGTGGTGTCGTTGAGCCACGCCGGCCGGTAATCCGGGCCCAGGTTCTGGGCGCGCCAGTCGGGCTGCAGGGCATCGAGAAAGGCATCCAGCTTGATCGGCTCGCCGAAGTTGACCCACACATGGCCGAAGCGCTGCTTGAGCGCGCCGATGACCTTGAAGATGTCGAAGATCGACTCCTTCTTCTTGCTCGCCCCGCGCAGCTCGCCCAGATAGGTACGGCCCTCCAGCACCCGCTCGTAGCCGATGTACACCGGCACGAACACCACCGGCAGGCGGTGGCTCTGCAGGTAGCTGCGCAGGGTGATGGCGAGCATGCCGGTCTTCGGCCTGAGCATGCGCCCGGTGCGCGAGCGGCCGCCTTCGACGAAGTACTCCACCGGGTAGCCCTTGCGGATCAGGGTGTGCAGGTATTCGTTGAACACCGCGGTGTACAGCGGGTTGCCCTTGAAGCTGCGGCGCATGAAGAAGGCGCCGCCGCGGCGCAGCAGGCCGCCGATGATCGGCATGTTGAGGTTGATGCCGGCGGCGATGTGCGGCGGCGTCAGGCCGTTGCGGAACAGCAGGTAGGAGAGCAGCAGGTAGTCGATGTGGCTGCGGTGGCAGGGCACGTAGATCACCTCGTGGCCCTGGGCGATGTCCTGCACGCCTTCGATATGGTTGACCTTGATGCCGTCGTAGATCTTGTTCCAGAACCACGACAGGATCAGCTCGAGAAAGCGGATCGCCGTGTAGGTGTAGTCCGAGGCGATCTCGTTGCCGTAGCGCAGGGCCAGGGCCTCGGCCTTCTCGACGGCGATGTTGTCGCGGGCGGCTTCCTCGGCAATCGCCTGGCGCACCTGGGGGCCGTGCACCAGGCCCTTGACCAGGTTGCGACGGTGCGACACGTCCGGGCCGATGACCGCCGCCTTCTGGTTGCGAAAGTGCACCCGCAGGATGCGGTGCACCATGCGCAGGGTGCGTTCCTGGCCCTTGTTCTGCTCGATCAACTCGCGCAGCTGGATCGGCGTGGAGAACTGCACGCGGGTGGTGCGGCCCAGGATCAGGATGCTCACCAGTCGGCGCAGGCGGCCGGTGACCGCCCAGCTGTCGGCGAACAACAGCTTCCAGGGGCT
Above is a genomic segment from Pseudomonas argentinensis containing:
- the hutI gene encoding imidazolonepropionase; the encoded protein is MASSQSTRLLWRNVTLFDGLEQIPEPMAVLVEHGRVGGLWPESGFDPSLAGGAEEAANGGVMTPGLVDCHTHLVYAGDRAGEFEQRLEGVSYETIARNGGGILSTVRATRAAGEDELIAASLPRLDALLADGVTTLEIKSGYGLTLDDELKMLRVARRLGELRPVRVLTTLLGAHALPPEYAGRADDYVSLVCEEMIPAAAREGLADAVDVFCEGIGFSPAQCERIYQAAQAHGLAIKAHAEQLSNLAGSALAARYGALSADHIEYLDEAGVHAMAQAGTVAVLLPGAFHVLREAQLPPIELLRQYGVPMAVASDANPGTSPICLPTLMANLACTLFRLTPREALAGMTAHGARALGLPDLGRIAVGAPADLCLWDIRQPAELAYAVQAGRLRQRVFAGAISYDKEAIAHAR
- a CDS encoding GFA family protein; this translates as MDRLTGGCLCGQVRIEAMGQPERVGICHCLDCRKHHGALFYAAAIFPQNAVTVSGETHSYAGRHFCPRCGASLFARSDDEIEVHLGALDAPDQLQPTYECWTCRREAWLPPFPLAMRYPQDRS
- a CDS encoding TetR/AcrR family transcriptional regulator; translated protein: MSDTSLQSSGPGRPKDPAKRQAILEAAKCLFVRHGYAGSSMDAIAAHAGVSKLTVYSHFTDKETLFCAAVKARCEEQLPELFFEFPVGASAHNVLLNIARGFSQLLNSSESVDLHRLMTSLGAQDPQLAKIFYEAGPQRLLAEMERLLGKMDHSGQLRIESPKLAADQFFSLLKGGANFRLLIGCGEPETEVQQEQHARATVEMFLRAYRP
- a CDS encoding efflux RND transporter periplasmic adaptor subunit, producing the protein MSRHALSRLAPLCLALSLAACSDTQAPQPGIRPAMVAQPQLAAEQVDSYPGEVRARLEPELAFRIGGKVTRRLVEVGQRVDKDASLAELDPQDVRLQLDATRAQLQSAESNLQLARAERDRYRTLQQRGMISKSLADNAENTFRAAEARLRQVRAELNVADNQAGYAVLKAPQSGVIVQRRAEVGQVVAAGQTVFVLAADGEREVAIDLPEQAIRNLAIGQEVAVELWSQPGQQLAGRVRELSPAADPRSRTYAARIALQRSDARVELGQSARVFIARHGDVPLAVPLSALSAEQGQPYVWVVDPQSSTLKRTAVRVGAYGEKSVPVLEGLEASDWVVVAGVQVLLDGQQVRPVDRQNRAVDLAAKE
- a CDS encoding efflux RND transporter permease subunit, with translation MSFNLSAWALQHRQIVLYLMLLLGVVGALSYTKLGQSEDPPFTFKAMVVKTNWPGATAEQVSRQVTERIEKKLMETGEYERIVSFSRPGESQVTFMARDSMHSDEIPELWYQLRKKIGDIRHTLPAGIQGPFFNDEFGTTFGNIYALTGNGFDYAVLKDYADRVQLQLQRVKDVGKVELVGLQDEKIWIELSNTKLATLGLPLSAVQQALEQQNAMPVAGFFETDSDRVQLRVSGNFETVEQIRDFPIRVAERTFRIGDVAEVSRGFNDPPAPRMRFMGEDAIGLAVSMKPGGDILVLGKALEGEFTRLQNNLPAGMQLRKVSDQPAAVKTGVGEFVKVLTEALIIVLLVSFFSLGLRTGLVVALSIPLVLAMTFAAMYYLDIGLHKISLGALVLALGLLVDDAIIAVEIMAIKMEQGYDRLKAASFAWTSTAFPMLTGTLITAAGFLPIATAQSGTGEYTRSIFQVVTIALLMSWVAAVMFVPYLGARLLPDLARRAAEKHGSSGGHDPYSTPFYARVRRLVDGCVRWRKTVIVLTLALFVGSIFLFRFVPQQFFPASGRLELMVDFKLAEGASLIATEAEVRRLEARLAGHPGVDNYVAYVGTGSPRFYLPLDQQLPATSFAQIVVLATSIEEREAVRAWLIEVLHDEFPSLRTRISRLENGPPVGYPVQFRVSGEHIDEVRALARQVADKVRANPDVVNVHLDWQEPSKVVYLNIDQERARALGVSTAEVAKFLRSSLNGSSVSDYREDNELIEILLRGTSAERQALQLLPSLAVPTDSGKSVALAQIASLEYGFEEGVIWHRNRLPTVTVRADIYGARQPVTLTQQILPTLADIRASLPDGYLLEVGGSVEDSSKGQASVAAGVPLFVVVVLTLLMLQLKSFSRMIMVFLTAPLGLIGVTLFLLLFGQPFGFVAMLGTIALSGMIMRNSVILVDQIEQDREAGLDSWNAIVEATVRRFRPIVLTALAAVLAMIPLSRSVFFGPMAVAIMGGLVVATALTLLFLPALYAAWFRVKPSDRAQAAGDS
- a CDS encoding DUF4197 domain-containing protein; amino-acid sequence: MLRIPVLVAGLLLSANVLALSLSDLSQQDASGGLKDALTQGAKVAVQQLGKPGGFSNNPEVRIELPGKLGKAAKTMKMMGMGAQVEQLETSMNKAAEAAVPQAQALLVDAVKKMSVQDAKSILAGPEDSATQYLNKSSREQIRAKFLPIVKQATDQVGLAKQYNSFAGQAATFGVLDAKSANIESYVTEQALDGLFDMIAKQEASIRENPAAAATSLAKKVFGAL
- a CDS encoding peptidoglycan-binding domain-containing protein; this encodes MQPSASTSQEEKPSQPAPVAEQTAAAPASAQPAPQPAAAATPSEAPAATPAAREPQEYEIQPGQCWVHAQVRPRPVQSTQEVVVKDSVNKITVTPAELEKGFKQVVAREGTKTYRIEPPTYRVVSEQVKIRPEVKRYIVVPAVYEDVKETVTLEEAKTVLDQCRAAGTRYSSSTGAMSFCARQVPAKQEVVKVKKLVSPETVRVETDPAQYKSVTRWIVDKPAQAVEVTLDPEYTKVASTEVVRPVEANQIILPEEKRQLQVTRFEGNPRIVSRQTICDPDINDDLVTRLQQSLVKRGFNPGRVDGKLGKRTLDALTEFQTANGLAVGALTLESLTALEVQ
- the plsB gene encoding glycerol-3-phosphate 1-O-acyltransferase PlsB: MTRSPLRRLAFGTLRRLLYLWVRSETINQSAFTLKLDRSKPVFYVLQQPSVSDLAVLDHECTKANLPRPVLPVAVGELIEPAAFFYLTPEPDWLGRQDKRGISPTLQRMVAALSEQAAEQAQIIPVSVFWGQSPNRETSPWKLLFADSWAVTGRLRRLVSILILGRTTRVQFSTPIQLRELIEQNKGQERTLRMVHRILRVHFRNQKAAVIGPDVSHRRNLVKGLVHGPQVRQAIAEEAARDNIAVEKAEALALRYGNEIASDYTYTAIRFLELILSWFWNKIYDGIKVNHIEGVQDIAQGHEVIYVPCHRSHIDYLLLSYLLFRNGLTPPHIAAGINLNMPIIGGLLRRGGAFFMRRSFKGNPLYTAVFNEYLHTLIRKGYPVEYFVEGGRSRTGRMLRPKTGMLAITLRSYLQSHRLPVVFVPVYIGYERVLEGRTYLGELRGASKKKESIFDIFKVIGALKQRFGHVWVNFGEPIKLDAFLDALQPDWRAQNLGPDYRPAWLNDTTNRLGERVAQRLNEAAAINPVNLVALALLSTSKLALDERGLVRILDLYQSLLRRVPYSPHNTVPEGDGLALIEHVRGMELLSEQKDALGRILYLDEQNAVLMTYYRNNVLHIFALPGLIASFFQSSGRMSREQILRFVHALYPYLQAELYMRWADEDLDEVVDQWLDAFVEQGLLRQENDLYVRPAPSSRNFVLLTLLSRAIAQTLQRFYMASALLLNAGQNAISAEELEELCTVMAQRLSILHGLNAPEFFDKSLFRHFILTLLDQGVLRQDEAGKLSHPPAFAELAEGAAKRVLPAEIRLSIRQVTMARSEELLDGL